One genomic window of Candidatus Bathyarchaeia archaeon includes the following:
- a CDS encoding rhomboid family intramembrane serine protease, whose protein sequence is MKDDNPSCIFPAVNWAIITSCFIIFIIQVSSGLGFKQMVETYGLNPYKVVHGGAYYTFFTSMFLHGGLIHLAGNMLYLYIFGDNIEDMCGHGLYLLFYLTCGIIASATYLFTSWNLDLPAIGASGAISGILGGYVRRFPKARILTAIPYIFIIRVVWAPAYLIIGIWFLYQFILAFIAPETGVAYWAHIGGFIAGLILADAFTRRKHLHPLHAYKIYRIPS, encoded by the coding sequence TTGAAGGACGATAATCCATCCTGCATCTTCCCAGCGGTGAACTGGGCTATAATAACCTCCTGTTTCATCATATTCATCATTCAGGTTTCCAGCGGACTCGGCTTTAAACAGATGGTTGAAACATACGGTTTAAACCCATACAAGGTGGTTCATGGAGGAGCATATTACACCTTCTTCACCTCCATGTTCTTACATGGAGGATTGATCCATTTAGCGGGTAACATGCTTTACCTCTACATTTTCGGCGACAACATCGAGGACATGTGTGGACATGGCTTATACCTCCTTTTCTACCTTACATGCGGGATAATCGCCTCAGCAACCTATCTATTTACCAGCTGGAACCTCGATCTTCCAGCCATCGGGGCCTCAGGCGCTATTTCAGGCATATTAGGGGGGTATGTGAGACGGTTCCCCAAGGCGAGAATACTCACCGCCATACCCTACATCTTCATAATCAGAGTTGTATGGGCACCTGCGTATCTGATTATCGGAATTTGGTTCCTATACCAGTTTATTCTAGCCTTCATAGCTCCGGAAACTGGAGTCGCGTACTGGGCTCACATCGGTGGGTTCATCGCCGGCCTCATACTCGCCGACGCGTTTACGCGACGCAAACATCTCCACCCGTTACATGCGTATAAAATATATAGAATACCTAGTTAA
- a CDS encoding carbohydrate kinase family protein: protein MAERLDLVAVGAANVDLIMLVDKFAGADEEVSAKGFRLEGGGSAANVAVGASRLGLKAGFIGNIGTDVFGSILEKSFKEEGVDITHLKKLNSQTGVAVCVVDGKGERSIYVYNEANLMFSEKQLDEAYIASSRCVYVSSMQGELAFKAIEHLCDIAYVHGVPVFFDPGHILAEKGIQGLRKTLEKSTILKLNREESVMLTGTRNVEEASLKILAHGPSVVLITLGEEGCYLRTSSLGRQIPGYKSFKAVDRTGAGDSFNAAFIAGFLKGWSLEKCVKFGNLVAGVSVTRIGARSTPTVKELKAYGEYAEFEDG from the coding sequence TTGGCTGAAAGGCTGGACCTCGTAGCTGTAGGCGCCGCCAACGTGGACCTCATCATGCTGGTTGACAAGTTCGCTGGAGCTGATGAAGAAGTATCGGCTAAAGGCTTCAGGTTAGAGGGAGGAGGCTCCGCGGCCAATGTCGCGGTAGGGGCCTCCAGGCTTGGGTTGAAAGCAGGGTTCATCGGAAACATCGGGACAGACGTTTTCGGATCGATTCTAGAAAAATCCTTCAAGGAGGAAGGCGTTGACATCACTCATCTGAAGAAGCTGAACTCCCAAACCGGTGTCGCGGTGTGCGTAGTGGATGGAAAAGGGGAGCGATCCATATACGTATACAATGAAGCGAACCTGATGTTCAGCGAGAAACAACTGGACGAGGCGTATATAGCATCATCACGATGCGTATACGTCAGCAGTATGCAGGGCGAGTTAGCTTTTAAAGCCATTGAACACTTATGCGACATAGCCTACGTCCATGGAGTCCCCGTTTTTTTCGACCCAGGCCACATTTTAGCGGAGAAGGGAATCCAAGGGTTAAGGAAGACTTTGGAAAAGTCGACCATTCTGAAGCTTAACAGAGAGGAAAGCGTAATGCTTACAGGAACCAGAAATGTTGAAGAGGCTTCGCTTAAAATCCTAGCCCATGGACCATCAGTTGTGTTGATAACCCTCGGAGAGGAAGGGTGCTATCTGCGAACCTCTTCTTTAGGCAGGCAGATTCCAGGATACAAGTCTTTTAAGGCGGTTGATAGAACTGGGGCTGGAGACTCCTTCAACGCAGCCTTCATAGCCGGCTTCCTCAAGGGTTGGAGCTTGGAGAAATGCGTCAAATTCGGCAACCTTGTAGCCGGCGTTTCGGTAACCAGGATAGGCGCTAGGTCAACTCCCACCGTTAAAGAGCTTAAAGCCTATGGTGAATACGCGGAGTTTGAGGATGGCTGA
- a CDS encoding amidophosphoribosyltransferase, producing MGIYSFEDLQLVRMLVSGLQSQQHRGQEAWGIGVPGRVYKKMGMVLEGYTEDVQRILRGFKGSCGIGHVRYSTKGISSLSNAHPIQVEDFSIAHNGTIPNYHEIALKIKSSGQTPSSHATDTELAAIRLRQIYGETRDWFEAFKRLGSELDGAYNFTIVTDEGELIAVRDGRGFRPLCVGWEDSQSDSSLYVIASESCVIDYINARFDRRLCFRDVEPGSVVKVSREGCECRKIFEEKRHAHCPFEYTYFANPSSYIEGINVYEARENCGRMLAKMYEEEVRGDVVIPIPDTARPAAIGFSEESGIPHREGLMKDRYRRKGSLRSFIEPSKRVTIVREMIPIKPVIEGKDVIVVDDSIVRGTTSREIVRRLKAAGAKRIQWYLTFPPIQYPCYQGIDFPAREELIVPKVSGRDCTVEEANELIKKYLRVNRLGYIDRENLSRGVGLPLSDLCTSCVTGDYSCLKNKPIFRSRREMKS from the coding sequence ATGGGAATCTACTCGTTTGAAGACCTTCAACTAGTGAGGATGCTTGTGAGTGGATTGCAAAGCCAGCAGCATAGAGGCCAAGAGGCCTGGGGGATAGGTGTACCTGGTAGAGTGTATAAGAAGATGGGGATGGTTCTCGAGGGATACACTGAAGATGTTCAACGTATACTACGTGGGTTTAAGGGGTCGTGTGGAATTGGGCATGTAAGGTATTCAACTAAGGGCATTTCAAGTTTAAGCAACGCGCATCCAATACAGGTTGAGGACTTCTCCATCGCTCATAACGGCACGATTCCAAACTATCATGAAATCGCTTTAAAGATTAAATCTTCAGGTCAAACCCCTTCCTCCCACGCCACGGACACCGAGTTAGCGGCTATCAGGTTAAGGCAAATATACGGTGAGACAAGAGACTGGTTTGAGGCGTTTAAAAGATTAGGCTCAGAGCTTGATGGAGCCTATAACTTTACGATCGTAACTGATGAGGGAGAGCTCATCGCCGTAAGGGATGGGAGGGGTTTTAGGCCCCTCTGCGTAGGATGGGAGGACAGCCAGTCGGATTCAAGCCTATACGTCATTGCTTCGGAAAGCTGTGTAATAGATTATATCAACGCTAGGTTTGATAGGAGGCTCTGTTTCAGGGATGTTGAGCCAGGTTCCGTCGTCAAGGTAAGCAGGGAAGGATGTGAGTGCAGAAAGATTTTCGAGGAAAAGAGACACGCGCACTGTCCCTTCGAGTACACGTACTTCGCTAACCCCAGCTCTTACATCGAGGGAATAAACGTTTACGAGGCGAGGGAGAACTGTGGGAGGATGCTCGCCAAAATGTATGAGGAAGAGGTTAGAGGCGATGTTGTGATACCGATTCCTGACACCGCTAGGCCTGCGGCCATAGGTTTCTCCGAGGAATCCGGTATTCCTCATAGGGAAGGGTTGATGAAAGACCGTTACAGAAGGAAGGGAAGCTTAAGAAGCTTCATCGAGCCTTCAAAAAGGGTTACAATCGTGAGGGAGATGATACCCATTAAACCTGTCATCGAAGGCAAAGACGTGATCGTGGTAGATGACAGCATCGTGCGGGGAACAACTTCGAGGGAGATCGTTCGAAGACTGAAGGCGGCTGGCGCTAAGAGAATCCAATGGTACCTAACCTTCCCGCCAATCCAGTATCCATGCTATCAAGGCATAGATTTCCCCGCAAGGGAGGAGTTGATAGTCCCGAAGGTGTCTGGAAGGGACTGTACAGTAGAGGAGGCGAATGAGCTCATAAAAAAGTATCTGAGAGTCAACCGGCTGGGCTACATAGACAGGGAAAACCTAAGTAGAGGAGTCGGCCTACCCCTCAGCGATTTATGCACATCATGCGTAACCGGAGACTACAGCTGTTTAAAAAATAAGCCTATTTTCAGGTCTAGAAGGGAGATGAAGAGTTAA
- a CDS encoding branched-chain amino acid ABC transporter permease, with translation MIEVLMRILVYGATLSGIYSLIAAGFTLIFGVSRIMNFSHGAFFILGAYLGIAVINGLGLNPYLSTAISILIVGLFAAAVYKGIMSPVRTQEVMVIIVTLALALILEQIILLTFGEHGISYPSMIKGVMSVGGVPIPTMRLLVLAIALTALIMLWILISKTRLGREITAASQDMEAATLLGLDVDKLFLTTVFISAILAALGGSLYAQVYAANPFLVLKSLIFAFAIVILGGLGSVKGSVIASFIVGYILTAVIVLYGARWSELTALLIIIAILILKPTGLFGVKEL, from the coding sequence ATGATAGAAGTTTTGATGAGGATTCTCGTTTACGGAGCTACCCTAAGCGGAATCTACTCCCTCATCGCCGCTGGCTTCACCTTAATATTCGGCGTTTCAAGGATAATGAACTTCTCCCACGGAGCCTTTTTCATCCTTGGAGCTTACCTCGGAATCGCCGTCATCAACGGCCTCGGCCTCAACCCATATCTCTCCACCGCGATCAGCATACTTATCGTCGGTCTCTTCGCCGCCGCCGTCTACAAGGGCATTATGTCTCCCGTGAGGACGCAAGAGGTGATGGTGATAATCGTCACCCTCGCGCTTGCCTTAATCCTCGAACAAATCATCCTCCTAACCTTCGGAGAGCATGGAATCTCCTACCCATCTATGATTAAGGGTGTGATGAGCGTAGGAGGAGTCCCCATCCCAACCATGAGGCTTCTCGTGCTAGCAATCGCCTTGACCGCTTTAATCATGCTCTGGATACTCATCAGTAAAACGAGGTTGGGAAGAGAGATAACGGCGGCGTCCCAGGACATGGAGGCCGCGACCCTTCTGGGCCTAGATGTCGACAAACTGTTTTTGACCACCGTATTCATCTCGGCCATCCTCGCCGCTTTAGGGGGATCGTTGTACGCCCAAGTCTACGCGGCGAACCCTTTCCTAGTGCTTAAATCCCTCATATTCGCCTTCGCCATCGTCATATTAGGCGGTTTAGGAAGCGTCAAAGGAAGCGTGATAGCGTCCTTCATAGTAGGCTACATATTAACGGCGGTGATCGTCCTCTACGGGGCGAGGTGGTCTGAGCTCACCGCGCTACTAATAATCATAGCCATTTTGATCCTGAAGCCTACTGGGCTGTTCGGGGTGAAGGAGCTGTGA
- a CDS encoding ABC transporter substrate-binding protein, protein MSEKVSRRKYVKYAAAGVVVVAAGAAGGYVAWQAGRKPKAKSEVIIGVIAPMATYQGTVQRDAAALAIEEVNAKGGILGLPVRMVVGDDKLDADTAVAELRRLVTVEHADVLTGGYSSGVMTAEMETMAELKTVFLADASSTEHPAKVAENYEKYKYWFRITQNNGATFAFDLIDMLDMLKASGVTVNKVYIIRDEHIWVEAVEEFLKPLLKERNVEVVKNVKIPRGYTEYEPLIIEAHDLGAQVILPILAISGTGDVLVKHWATLRLPVLLAGHDLAPLDLGFWEKTGGACNYYIFIVDGGVVQTAPPTSMCASFIENYTKKYGHPPEAHQGYGAYDAVYLYKMALEEAAKAGERDPFNSDTVVRYLEKIATLKSPVELTRRIAFYPPGHERRWDHDLAWGDEYVRNWVAEWIDGKQYLIWPKERANAEMKLPPWFK, encoded by the coding sequence ATGAGTGAGAAAGTTTCTAGACGTAAGTATGTGAAGTACGCCGCCGCCGGGGTGGTTGTGGTGGCAGCTGGCGCCGCGGGGGGCTACGTCGCCTGGCAGGCCGGTAGGAAGCCTAAAGCAAAGAGCGAGGTTATAATAGGCGTTATAGCGCCGATGGCTACATATCAAGGAACCGTGCAGAGAGACGCCGCCGCTCTGGCCATCGAAGAGGTCAACGCTAAGGGTGGTATACTCGGCTTACCTGTTAGAATGGTGGTTGGCGACGACAAGCTGGACGCCGATACGGCTGTAGCTGAGCTTAGAAGGCTTGTCACCGTGGAGCACGCCGATGTACTCACAGGTGGCTACTCGAGCGGTGTCATGACAGCTGAGATGGAAACCATGGCTGAGCTAAAAACCGTGTTCCTCGCCGATGCCTCTTCTACAGAGCACCCTGCGAAGGTCGCTGAAAACTATGAAAAATACAAGTACTGGTTTAGGATTACTCAAAACAACGGGGCGACGTTCGCCTTTGACCTAATTGACATGCTGGACATGCTCAAGGCAAGTGGAGTGACGGTAAACAAGGTTTACATAATCAGGGATGAGCACATATGGGTTGAAGCGGTCGAAGAGTTCCTAAAACCCCTGCTGAAGGAGAGAAACGTGGAGGTCGTTAAAAACGTGAAGATTCCAAGGGGCTACACGGAGTACGAGCCCTTGATCATAGAAGCCCACGATCTAGGCGCCCAAGTGATTTTACCGATCTTAGCCATCTCCGGGACGGGAGACGTCTTAGTCAAGCATTGGGCTACGCTCCGCTTACCGGTGTTGCTGGCTGGCCATGACTTGGCGCCGTTAGATCTGGGGTTCTGGGAAAAAACCGGAGGTGCGTGTAACTACTATATTTTCATCGTCGACGGCGGCGTTGTGCAAACAGCTCCTCCCACCTCGATGTGCGCGAGCTTCATCGAAAACTACACCAAGAAATATGGTCATCCCCCAGAGGCGCATCAAGGCTACGGCGCCTACGACGCCGTCTACCTCTACAAGATGGCTCTCGAGGAAGCCGCGAAAGCCGGAGAACGCGACCCATTCAACTCGGACACTGTTGTCAGATACTTGGAAAAAATAGCTACCTTGAAGAGTCCAGTGGAGTTGACTAGAAGAATAGCCTTCTACCCCCCCGGGCATGAAAGGAGATGGGATCACGACTTGGCTTGGGGCGACGAATACGTCAGGAACTGGGTAGCGGAGTGGATCGATGGAAAACAGTACCTGATATGGCCGAAGGAGAGAGCCAACGCTGAAATGAAGCTTCCCCCTTGGTTCAAATAG
- the iorA gene encoding indolepyruvate ferredoxin oxidoreductase subunit alpha, with protein MVDLNALASLESGKLLLLGNEAIVRGALEAGVKVVTAYPGTPSSEVVDTFYRIAEKTGVYVEYSVNEKVALEVAAGAAVSGVRALCSMKHVGLNVASDALITLAYTGVRGGFLAVTADDPSCWSSQNEQDNRYYARLANIPMFEPSNSQEAKDMTCSALKLSEELELPVILRTTTRVSHTLAPVTLGPLEKSAVKGVFIKDARRFVMVPSNALVRHDVLLDKMKKAEEVSEGSEYNRVFGEGEEIGVIASGAAFNYAVEAVDKLGVKASILKLGLTHPLPSGKILNFLQGFDKVLVVEELEPILENDVRSIGFALEKRPKIYGKLTGHFPRSKEYSIEVVYHGVAASLGLAPPLEAKRQDSTLPPTPPRPPILCPGCPHRASLYAAKTTLGKEMAYCTDIGCYALGVQPPLEVGDILICMGASLGVASGISHALGSSTVAIVGDSTFFHASIPALINAVYNNHRIIVIVLDNLTTAMTGFQPHPGVEPTRGHRVMIEDVAQGCGVKYVKVLDPMNLMEARKALKEAALFEGPSVIVMRRACSVDERRKGVYSPPYVISKEKCNKCLACVKVLGCPAFHLSDGELKIDEVLCSGCGLCVYICPVKAVEPSR; from the coding sequence TTGGTTGATCTTAATGCTTTAGCCTCCCTTGAATCTGGCAAGCTTCTTCTGCTGGGAAATGAGGCAATAGTGAGGGGTGCGTTGGAAGCGGGAGTGAAGGTAGTGACGGCTTATCCCGGAACACCATCGTCGGAGGTCGTGGACACATTTTACAGGATAGCTGAAAAAACTGGTGTTTATGTGGAGTACTCGGTGAATGAGAAGGTGGCTTTGGAGGTCGCGGCGGGTGCGGCGGTTTCCGGTGTGAGGGCTTTATGCTCGATGAAGCATGTAGGGTTGAACGTGGCTTCAGACGCCCTCATAACCCTAGCGTACACTGGGGTGAGAGGAGGTTTTTTGGCGGTGACGGCGGATGATCCTTCATGCTGGAGTTCTCAGAACGAGCAAGATAACAGATACTACGCTAGGCTAGCCAACATCCCCATGTTCGAGCCTTCAAACAGCCAGGAGGCGAAGGATATGACATGTTCAGCATTGAAGCTTTCTGAGGAGCTGGAGCTACCGGTCATTCTAAGGACGACTACGAGGGTAAGTCACACCTTGGCACCTGTCACCTTAGGTCCACTGGAAAAATCGGCGGTGAAAGGCGTTTTCATCAAGGATGCTCGGCGATTCGTCATGGTTCCCAGCAACGCCCTCGTAAGGCATGACGTGCTTCTAGACAAGATGAAGAAGGCTGAAGAGGTAAGCGAAGGCTCCGAGTACAACAGGGTATTTGGAGAGGGGGAAGAGATAGGCGTGATCGCGTCGGGCGCCGCCTTCAACTACGCTGTGGAGGCGGTGGATAAACTGGGAGTGAAGGCTTCGATCCTTAAGCTGGGTTTAACCCACCCTCTTCCATCAGGGAAGATCCTTAACTTTCTCCAAGGATTTGACAAGGTATTAGTGGTCGAGGAGCTTGAACCCATACTTGAAAACGATGTGAGAAGCATCGGCTTCGCCTTAGAAAAGAGGCCTAAGATATACGGTAAGCTTACAGGACATTTCCCTAGAAGTAAAGAATACTCCATAGAGGTCGTGTACCACGGTGTCGCCGCCTCCCTCGGTTTAGCCCCTCCTTTAGAAGCGAAGAGGCAAGATTCAACTCTGCCTCCAACCCCTCCTAGACCTCCAATACTATGCCCAGGATGTCCTCATAGAGCCTCACTCTACGCGGCGAAGACAACTCTGGGAAAAGAAATGGCGTACTGCACCGACATAGGATGCTACGCCCTAGGTGTACAGCCTCCCCTTGAAGTAGGAGACATACTCATCTGCATGGGGGCCAGTTTAGGAGTCGCTAGCGGCATAAGCCATGCTCTAGGCTCCTCCACCGTAGCCATAGTGGGGGACTCCACATTTTTCCACGCTTCAATACCCGCCCTCATAAACGCCGTGTATAACAACCACAGAATCATCGTTATAGTCTTAGACAACTTGACAACAGCCATGACGGGTTTTCAGCCCCATCCCGGCGTTGAGCCTACCCGAGGCCACAGGGTTATGATCGAAGACGTGGCTCAAGGATGCGGAGTTAAATACGTTAAGGTCCTCGACCCGATGAACCTGATGGAGGCGAGAAAAGCGCTTAAGGAAGCCGCCTTGTTTGAAGGCCCCTCAGTCATCGTCATGAGGCGCGCTTGCTCAGTGGACGAAAGGAGGAAGGGAGTGTACTCTCCTCCTTACGTAATCTCAAAGGAGAAGTGCAATAAATGCTTGGCATGTGTGAAGGTGCTAGGATGCCCCGCTTTTCACCTCTCAGATGGAGAATTAAAAATAGATGAGGTTCTATGCTCAGGATGCGGGTTATGCGTCTACATCTGTCCAGTGAAGGCGGTTGAACCGTCAAGGTGA
- the iorB gene encoding indolepyruvate ferredoxin oxidoreductase subunit beta: protein MDAYNILVVGVGGQGVLFASEAIGEAALESGFNVRVAEVHGMAQRGGSVVCNVRLGERVHSPMIPEGESHLIIALEPLEALRYVRYMNRETLIAVNSNAVIPPGLIISGGRYPSLSEIVKGIGEVSKNILIVDALSKAKEAGSPAAQNVVMLGLVSASGKLPISSEILKKTVTQLVKRKFQDVNRRAFEIGFKSYMEALNSSSLYLTGKL from the coding sequence GTGGACGCGTATAACATACTCGTAGTTGGAGTGGGGGGTCAAGGGGTCCTCTTCGCGTCGGAGGCTATAGGCGAAGCCGCCTTAGAATCTGGCTTCAACGTGAGGGTGGCTGAAGTGCATGGGATGGCGCAGAGGGGGGGCTCAGTTGTATGCAATGTTCGCCTAGGGGAAAGGGTTCACTCCCCCATGATTCCGGAGGGGGAATCCCATCTGATCATCGCCCTAGAGCCCTTAGAGGCCCTGAGATACGTAAGATATATGAATCGTGAAACGTTAATCGCAGTAAACTCGAACGCCGTCATCCCTCCGGGACTCATCATATCTGGTGGGAGATATCCGAGTTTAAGCGAAATTGTTAAGGGGATAGGCGAGGTTTCTAAAAACATCTTGATCGTCGACGCTCTCAGCAAAGCTAAAGAGGCGGGAAGCCCTGCCGCTCAAAACGTTGTCATGCTTGGATTGGTGTCCGCCTCCGGGAAGCTACCCATTTCCTCAGAGATTTTGAAGAAAACCGTTACCCAACTAGTGAAAAGAAAGTTTCAGGACGTTAATCGGAGAGCCTTCGAAATAGGCTTCAAAAGCTACATGGAAGCCTTAAACTCCTCATCCCTCTACTTAACCGGTAAGCTTTAG
- a CDS encoding formyltransferase family protein: MFRIGWFSTGRDRDALTLFSKVHQAIQGGFLEDVEISFVYCNREPGEFPESDEFMAYVRKCNTPLIYLSHRKFMPSLRERGLEESKRGVGFQALEKWREMYDRRIEKLIQNYSVDLNMLAGYMLIFSEYFTRRHVMINLHPAPPGGPKGTWQEVIWETIKRRLPEAGCMMHVVTEALDEGPPATYCTFPLKGPKFDGLWREVDEKLKHQSFEELRAAEGEENPLFKAIRWEEFKRETPLIIETLKAMSQRRIRIVSGTHTVLVDGKASKRGLCLNREVEERLRSEA; encoded by the coding sequence TTGTTTAGGATCGGGTGGTTTTCCACTGGCAGGGACAGAGACGCGTTAACGTTATTTTCGAAGGTTCACCAAGCCATACAAGGAGGATTTTTAGAAGACGTTGAAATAAGCTTCGTGTACTGTAACCGGGAGCCCGGTGAGTTCCCTGAAAGCGATGAATTCATGGCGTATGTGAGGAAGTGTAACACCCCACTTATCTATTTGTCGCATAGAAAATTTATGCCGAGCTTAAGGGAGCGTGGTTTAGAGGAATCCAAGCGTGGGGTAGGGTTTCAAGCCTTGGAAAAATGGAGAGAAATGTACGATAGAAGGATTGAGAAATTGATTCAAAATTATAGCGTGGACCTAAACATGTTAGCCGGTTACATGCTCATATTCAGCGAATACTTCACTAGGAGGCATGTCATGATTAACTTGCATCCCGCTCCACCCGGGGGCCCTAAAGGAACATGGCAGGAGGTGATCTGGGAAACCATTAAAAGAAGGCTGCCGGAGGCTGGATGCATGATGCACGTGGTAACGGAGGCCTTGGATGAGGGGCCTCCAGCCACTTATTGCACCTTCCCGCTTAAAGGCCCTAAATTCGACGGCTTATGGCGTGAGGTTGATGAAAAATTGAAACACCAGAGTTTCGAGGAGTTGAGGGCCGCTGAGGGGGAGGAAAACCCGTTGTTTAAAGCCATCAGATGGGAAGAGTTCAAACGTGAAACCCCGCTTATAATCGAAACCTTGAAGGCCATGTCCCAGCGAAGGATAAGAATCGTCAGTGGAACTCACACGGTACTTGTCGATGGAAAAGCGTCGAAGCGGGGATTATGCTTAAACAGGGAGGTAGAGGAGCGTTTGAGGTCCGAAGCATGA
- a CDS encoding PQQ-binding-like beta-propeller repeat protein — protein sequence MRRLLVIFLVLSTSFTLVCLDGQLRAQPLVWRYTATGSVTSVAISSNGLYVAVGSKDGFIYLLDRLRGDKLWKYAVWSRINDVSISEDGSYVVAGGSNGILYFFDRNLTGNSYLWKYSLGTSVLSTSISGDGECVVVGCFDQRLYFFEKDQPSPLWSHKTEGKVGAVKLSVEGGFAVAGSDDGYVYVFDREYTRNTFISRFRAGAPIVSVSISRDGSCVAAGSLDGYVYFQDRFRNVEGYTWRHKVTSKVTSLDISSDGGYVAAGDSSGRTYLFDKNYTGNSYVWSYPTGGQLTVVSISGNGGLIASGSEKGIYLFNRAFKNNSFLWHLPVNAEIMDLEISKDGFSVVAGDEDGYVYMFWPTTPLTTLPLIVTVEETEETSLSSTPEITNKARMRVEVILLILVALAMSATYIIYVKKRRKAPEPKRGSKFSFGFGALDALLGGEVPRGYSIALSSPPCDQKDEVVKGFIKVGLDEGLTVYVSSTPDKILWFLDSPNLYVIICNPQAEEISPESANVEKIRNVENLTELNISLITLMEKIYEGRLTPSRICLDILDDILIQHKGPTTRKWLLEFLPRLKKMGGMILATVNPKMHHREDLHAVLSLFDGQVDITEEKVKGKVRRKLSVSRLYGLSYSKETLHI from the coding sequence ATGAGGCGGCTGCTCGTAATCTTTTTAGTGTTGTCCACCTCTTTCACGCTGGTTTGCTTAGACGGTCAGTTAAGGGCTCAGCCATTAGTGTGGAGGTACACTGCAACTGGCTCAGTTACCTCGGTGGCCATTTCATCGAATGGACTGTACGTGGCTGTGGGTAGTAAAGATGGCTTCATATATCTTCTAGATAGGCTGAGAGGAGATAAGTTATGGAAATACGCTGTTTGGAGCAGAATAAACGATGTCTCAATCTCGGAAGATGGTTCGTACGTGGTTGCTGGGGGAAGCAATGGAATACTATATTTCTTTGACAGGAACCTTACCGGTAACTCGTATTTGTGGAAGTATTCGCTAGGCACGTCGGTTCTTAGCACATCCATTTCAGGGGATGGGGAATGCGTGGTCGTGGGATGCTTTGATCAACGACTGTACTTCTTCGAAAAGGATCAGCCCAGCCCCCTATGGTCCCATAAGACAGAAGGGAAGGTTGGAGCCGTTAAGCTGTCAGTAGAAGGTGGATTCGCTGTAGCCGGAAGCGACGATGGATACGTCTACGTTTTTGACCGTGAGTACACCCGAAATACTTTCATATCCAGATTCAGAGCGGGGGCTCCCATCGTTTCTGTTTCGATCTCAAGGGATGGATCCTGTGTCGCGGCCGGAAGCTTAGACGGTTACGTCTACTTTCAAGACAGGTTTAGGAACGTCGAAGGTTATACATGGAGGCATAAAGTTACTTCTAAGGTAACCTCCCTAGACATATCATCAGACGGAGGATACGTCGCAGCCGGAGATTCCTCCGGGAGAACCTACCTATTCGACAAAAACTACACCGGTAACAGCTATGTATGGTCCTACCCAACAGGTGGTCAATTAACCGTCGTGTCCATCTCAGGGAACGGCGGCCTCATAGCTTCAGGATCTGAGAAAGGAATCTACCTCTTCAACAGGGCCTTTAAGAATAACAGCTTCTTATGGCATCTTCCCGTTAACGCAGAGATAATGGATCTCGAAATATCTAAGGATGGGTTCTCAGTGGTGGCGGGCGACGAAGATGGATACGTTTACATGTTTTGGCCCACAACCCCGCTGACGACTCTCCCGCTCATCGTAACAGTCGAAGAAACCGAAGAAACGTCGCTATCCTCGACGCCCGAAATCACAAATAAAGCAAGGATGCGAGTTGAAGTCATTTTGCTCATCCTCGTCGCCTTAGCCATGTCGGCCACCTACATCATTTATGTTAAAAAAAGGAGGAAAGCCCCTGAGCCTAAACGTGGTTCAAAGTTCTCGTTTGGTTTTGGGGCCTTAGACGCACTATTGGGAGGAGAAGTGCCAAGAGGCTATTCGATCGCGCTCTCTTCACCTCCATGCGATCAAAAGGATGAGGTTGTCAAAGGCTTTATCAAGGTGGGTTTAGATGAGGGGCTGACCGTGTACGTGTCAAGCACACCAGATAAAATTTTATGGTTCCTAGACTCTCCAAATCTTTACGTGATAATCTGCAATCCTCAAGCGGAGGAAATTTCACCTGAATCAGCGAACGTTGAAAAGATAAGGAACGTGGAAAATCTTACCGAACTGAACATCAGCCTAATAACGCTGATGGAAAAGATCTATGAAGGAAGGTTGACTCCTTCAAGGATTTGCCTCGACATCCTCGATGACATCCTCATACAGCATAAAGGCCCTACGACGAGGAAGTGGCTCCTAGAGTTTTTACCCAGACTGAAGAAAATGGGTGGAATGATTCTGGCGACTGTGAACCCGAAAATGCATCATCGAGAAGACTTACACGCCGTTCTAAGCCTCTTCGACGGCCAAGTCGACATCACCGAGGAGAAGGTGAAAGGCAAGGTTCGGAGAAAGCTGTCCGTGTCAAGGCTGTACGGCCTAAGCTACTCTAAAGAAACCCTCCACATATGA